Proteins encoded together in one Quercus lobata isolate SW786 chromosome 3, ValleyOak3.0 Primary Assembly, whole genome shotgun sequence window:
- the LOC115979265 gene encoding uncharacterized protein KIAA0754-like produces MVASVNPRLLLPSKSVLAYARKQSWSAIFELDAEKKGWFWHTGDYPPGWEKRVKVINISVLSKKAPAKPKSAGKTKPATPLPPAGAPLTSRTRGSKRKTTLHLVSAAERRSKHKEDSSVTRPILFDEPESEEEPESLSIYRPTAEEISASMGVPMEGFFDGAEAVLATPAPSTATHKTPAKTPTPFVESVPREGTHVEGVGETTPLPAERPTLSEGAIPPAAVQNKTTSPVLPLVISTSDPFAAISQAAKDGASLVVTPSSIPGFATRGPDSDLSSKGSNDILEDPDDAPVLKKRISDSVEEGSASPEPDFMETSEGPEIAAGVGMTAPAAPVAPIPAAPSVPVSAVPTTPAFDVSTVLVSATPVAPIPGLLPTIPS; encoded by the exons ATGGTTGCCTCAGTTAACCCTCGCCTGCTGCTTCCATCTAAATCTGTTTTGGCGTATGCTAGAAAACAAAGCTGGTCAGCCATTTTTGAATTGGACGCAGAGAAGAAAGGATGGTTCTGGCATACTGGTGACTATCCCCCTGGTTGGGAGAAAAGAGTTAAGGTAATCAACATCTCTGTACTGAGCAAGAAAGCGCCTGCCAAACCCAAGTCTGCCGGCAAAACCAAGCCTGCCACACCACTGCCTCCTGCAGGTGCTCCTTTGACTAGCAGAACTCGTGgtagcaaaagaaaaactactCTTCACCTCGTATCTGCCGCTGAACGGAGG TCCAAGCATAAGGAAGACTCATCAGTTACCCGCCCCATTTTGTTTGATGAGCCTGAATCTGAG gaggAGCCTGAGTCTCTATCCATATATCGCCCGACTGCCGAGGAGATTTCCGCCTCTATGGGTGTACCTATGGAAGGCTTTTTTGATGGGGCTGAGGCGGTATTAGCAACGCCTGCCCCTTCTACTGCTACACACAAGACTCCTGCCAAAACTCCCACCCCTTTTGTCGAGTCGGTACCTAGAGAGGGTACTCATGTCGAAGGGGTTGGTGAGACTACACCCTTACCTGCCGAGAGACCCACTCTTTCAGAGGGAGCCATTCCTCCTGCCGCTGTTCAAAACAAAACCACTTCTCCCGTTCTGCCGCTTGTGATTTCGACTAGTGACCCTTTTGCAGCTATCTCCCAGGCTGCAAAGGATGGTGCCTCACTTGTTGTTACTCCTTCCTCCATTCCCGGCTTCGCTACCCGTGGCCCTGATTCGGACTTATCCTCAAAGGGGTCCAATGACATTCTTGAGGATCCTGATGATGCACCCGTGCTAAAAAAGAGAATTTCCGACTCTGTTGAAGAGGGGAGTGCTTCGCCCGAGCCTGACTTCATGG AGACTTCTGAGGGGCCAGAAATTGCAGCAGGCGTGGGAATGACTGCTCCTGCCGCACCCGTAGCACCTATTCCTGCCGCACCTTCAGTACCTGTTTCAGCCGTACCTACTACCCCTGCTTTTGATGTGTCTACAGTACTTGTTTCCGCTACACCCGTAGCCCCCATTCCTG GTCTACTCCCTACTATCCCTTCTTAG